From the genome of Ziziphus jujuba cultivar Dongzao chromosome 6, ASM3175591v1, one region includes:
- the LOC107429831 gene encoding dynamin-related protein 5A gives MENLISLVNKIQRACTALGDHGEASALPTLWDSLPAIAVVGGQSSGKSSVLESIVGKDFLPRGSGIVTRRPLVLQLHKIAEGSREYAEFLHLPRKRFTDFTAVRKEIQDETDRETGRTKQISSIPIHLSIYSPNVVNLTLIDLPGLTKVAVEGQPDSVVQEIENMVRSYIEKPNCIILAISPANQDLATSDAIKISREVDPTGERTLGVLTKIDLMDKGTDAVEILEGKSYRLKFPWVGVVNRSQADINKNVDMIAARRREREYFSSTPEYKHLAHRMGSEHLAKMLSKHLENVIKSKIPGIQSLISKTISDLESELSRLGKPIAADAGGKLYSIMEICRAFDQIYKEHLDGVRPGGDKIYNVFDNQLPAALKRLQFDKQLSMENIRKLITEADGYQPHLIAPEQGYRRLIESTLVTIRGPAEAAVDAVHSLLKDLVHKAVSETVELRQYPGLRVEVGNAACESLERMRDESKKATLKLVDMECSYLTVDFFRKLPQDVEKGGNPSHSIFDRYNDGYLRRIGTTVLSYVNMVCATLRNSIPKSVVYCQVREAKRSLLDHFFTELGKMDQKRLSALLNEDPAVMERRAALAKRLELYRSAQAEIDTVAWAK, from the exons ATGGAGAACCTCATCTCTCTGGTCAACAAAATTCAAAGGGCTTGTACGGCACTTGGTGACCATGGCGAAGCTAGCGCATTACCTACTCTTTGGGACTCTCTCCCTGCGATCGCTGTTGTCGGTGGTCAG AGTTCAGGCAAGTCTTCTGTGTTGGAAAGTATTGTTGGCAAGGACTTTTTACCCCGTGGTTCAG GTATTGTTACTCGGCGTCCTCTTGTCTTACAGCTTCATAAGATTGCTGAGGGAAGCAGAGAATACGCAGAGTTTCTTCACCTTCCGAGAAAAAGATTTACTGATTTTA CTGCCGTGAGGAAAGAGATTCAAGATGAGACAGACAGAGAAACCGGTCGTACCAAACAAATCTCTAGTATTCCAATTCATCTTAGCATATATTCACCTAATG TTGTCAACTTGACGCTCATTGATCTTCCTGGACTTACAAAAGTAGCAGTTG AGGGCCAACCAGACAGTGTTGTGCAAGAAATTGAGAATATGGTCCGCTCCTATATCGAGAAG CCCAACTGTATTATCCTTGCAATTTCACCTGCCAATCAAGATCTTGCTACATCTGATGCAATTAAAATCTCCCGTGAAGTAGATCCTACGG GGGAGAGAACACTTGGAGTCTTGACAAAGATTGACCTTATGGACAAGGGTACCGATGCAGTTGAG ATTTTGGAAGGGAAGTCTTACAGGCTAAAATTCCCTTGGGTGGGAGTTGTGAACCGATCACAAGCAGATATTAATAAGAATGTTGACATGATTGCTGCTCGGCGTAGAGAGCGTGaatatttttcaagtacacctgaATACAAGCACCTTGCTCATAGAATGGGTTCTGAGCATCTTGCTAAGATGCTTTCTAAG CATTTGGAAAATGTTATCAAGTCCAAAATCCCAGGAATCCAGTCTCTTATTAGCAAGACAATTTCTGATCTCGAATCTGAACTGTCTCGTCTTGGAAAGCCTATTGCGGCTGATGCTGGA GGAAAATTATATTCCATCATGGAGATTTGCCGTGCTTTTGATCAAATATACAAAGAGCATCTGGATGGCGT GCGCCCTGGTGGTGACAAAATTTACAACGTTTTTGATAATCAGCTTCCAGCTGCCCTTAAGAGGCTGCAATTTGATAAGCAACTTTCAATGGAAAACATACGGAAGCTCATTACTGAAGCTGATGGATATCAACCTCATTTAATAGCTCCTGAACAAGGATACCGTCGACTCATTGAATCTACTTTAGTTACTATAAGAGGCCCTGCTGAGGCAGCTGTTGATGCA GTTCATTCATTACTGAAAGATTTGGTTCACAAGGCTGTCAGTGAGACCGTG GAGCTAAGGCAATATCCTGGTCTTAGAGTAGAGGTCGGGAATGCAGCTTGTGAATCACTTGAGAGAATGAGGGATGAAAGCAAGAAAGCAACGCTGAAGTTAGTTGATATGGAATGTAGTTACCTGACAGTTGATTTCTTCCGTAAGCTTCCTCAAGATGTTGAGAAGGGTGGCAACCCATCACATTCTATTTTTGATAGATACAACGATGGATATCTCAGGCGAATTG GAACTACAGTTCTGTCATATGTCAACATGGTATGTGCAACTTTGCGAAACTCTATTCCCAAATCCGTTGTCTATTGTCAAGTTCGTGAGGCCAAACGAAGCTTGCTTGACCATTTCTTCACCGAGTTGGGAAAAATGGAT CAAAAGCGTTTGTCAGCATTGTTGAACGAGGATCCAGCAGTCATGGAACGGCGTGCTGCCCTTGCAAAGAGGCTGGAACTGTATAGGAGTGCACAAGCGGAGATTGATACAGTGGCCTGGGCCAAGTAG